The genome window CCGCGGCGTCCGCATCGATGGCGGCAACCGTATCCCAACCGGCGGTCCGGGCCGTCTCAAGCCATTTTGCCTTGGCGTCGTCCGCCAGTTCGATGACTTCAATCCCCGCGTCGGCCTGCTTGGCGGCTTCCGCTTCATTGATGTTCAGGTTTTCGGCATTGCGCTCTTCCAGCCACGCGATGCCTTTTTCCAACAGCGCCCGCTGCTCGTCGTTCAGGTCCTTCCAACGATCCAGATTGACCAGAATGTCGACATCGACCTGATAGAATCCCGGGTCGACGCGATACTTGGTCTGTTCGTCCCAGCCGAGGTCCAGAACGCCCTGAATCGGCCAGCCATAGCCGTCGATCGTGCCGCGCTCCAGCGCCGTATAGACATCGCCCGGAGGCGTGCGGATGAGGGTCGCGCCGAGGGACTGGAACATCGCCTGATAGACCGGCGTCGTCCGAATCGTCAGCCCCGACAGGTCGGCGCCCTCGATCGGCTTCGTCAGGTACAGATGAAAATTGATGTGATCGCCGGTGCGTCCCAGATACTTGACGTTCATCTGCTCCTGATGCATCGCGTCGATCTTGTCATAGCATCCGTTCGCGCGCTGGTCCTGAATCGTGTTCTCCGCCAGTTTCAGCGCATCGCCCATCGGCAGGATGTTCGTGTAGAAGGCCGCGGTGACATTGGCGATATCCACGACGCCGGAGGACACGGCATTGCCGACCTCGAACGGCGGCATGGCTTCCGGTCCGCCGACGGTCTGGATCTGCAGCACGCCCTTGCCGTTCTCGTTGATCCATTCGACGAATGCCTCGTAGGGGCGCGAGAAGGTAGTGCCCTGTGCGAAGGCGGTCGTGCCGCGAAGCGTGACTTCATCCGCGGCGGCGGTCCCGGCGGTCAGACCGCCCGTAACCAGCGCGGTCGCCAGTACGGCGCTTACAAAACTGCTTTTCATGGTGTCTCCTCCCTCGGAAAGACTCTGGTTGATTTTTCTGCGCCGCTGACCGGCTTGT of Alphaproteobacteria bacterium contains these proteins:
- the dctP gene encoding TRAP transporter substrate-binding protein DctP; the encoded protein is MKSSFVSAVLATALVTGGLTAGTAAADEVTLRGTTAFAQGTTFSRPYEAFVEWINENGKGVLQIQTVGGPEAMPPFEVGNAVSSGVVDIANVTAAFYTNILPMGDALKLAENTIQDQRANGCYDKIDAMHQEQMNVKYLGRTGDHINFHLYLTKPIEGADLSGLTIRTTPVYQAMFQSLGATLIRTPPGDVYTALERGTIDGYGWPIQGVLDLGWDEQTKYRVDPGFYQVDVDILVNLDRWKDLNDEQRALLEKGIAWLEERNAENLNINEAEAAKQADAGIEVIELADDAKAKWLETARTAGWDTVAAIDADAAAALQSCMR